The Cynocephalus volans isolate mCynVol1 chromosome 2, mCynVol1.pri, whole genome shotgun sequence genome window below encodes:
- the ANHX gene encoding anomalous homeobox protein isoform X2 produces MQSFLMLLKEHGDTCPPPAELVTLAGRLCRDLQDDLAQVQPLVTSILDSQLRLHFLDNADVALVCAHVLAQQEQQQAACRLLEGCRVPGGSQELVQLWNNIHYRLVMRRLGVSALTPVQKFRCRKRNPPPPSLCPEGPKSRNFPGEVRQKLHAFASGVSANPSKAQRENLALETSLTAEQVYNWFANYRRRQRALFQRMEPAQQATAEDPSARQRGPDPLHSSGDPRVDPGFADRPQWSAGGEENRPPQSPENTSGLWELQALVPDVPRDETISKPLAPSGHPQSMYLEECQGTSGGRAHLQSGDFLVTQPPLQAPDLILTQSPLELAPAPSTFQGSGSSMELDQPLPSSKVQWPDGQVSCDAFWGARMLLEFSGGSLG; encoded by the exons ATGCAGAGCTTCCTGATGCTGCTGAAGGAGCACGGGGACACGTGCCCTCCTCCTGCGGAGCTGGTGACCCTCGCGGGCAGGCTGTGTCGGGACCTCCAGGATGACCTCGCCCAGGTGCAGCCTTTGGTCACCAGCATTCTGGACAGCCAGCTCCGTCTGCATTTCCTGGACAACGCAGACGTGGCCCTGGTGTGCGCCCATGTCCTGgcccagcaggagcagcagcaggcgGCCTGCCGGCTTCTGGAG GGTTGCCGGGTGCCCGGAGGCAGCCAGGAGCTGGTGCAGCTCTGGAACAACATCCATTACCGTCTGGTGATGAGGAGGCTGGGCGTGTCTGCACTGACCCCGGTGCAGAAGTTCCGCTGCAGGAAGAG GAACCCTCCGCCCCCCTCCCTCTGCCCGGAGGGCCCGAAGAGCCGTAACTTCCCCGGAGAGGTTCGCCAGAAGCTGCACGCCTTCGCCTCGGGCGTGAGCGCCAACCCCAGCAAGGCGCAGCGG GAGAACTTGGCTTTGGAGACGAGCTTGACCGCTGAGCAGGTGTACAACTGGTTTGCCAATTACCGGCGGCGCCAAAGGGCCCTTTTCCAGCGCATGGAGCCAGCCCAGCAGGCCACCGCAGAAGACCCCAGTGCAAGGCAGAGGGGTCCTGATCCCCTGCACTCCTCGGGCGACCCTCGTGTTGACCCTGGGTTTGCGGACAGACCTCAGTGGTCAG CAGGAGGTGAGGAAAATAGGCCTCCACAGTCCCCCGAGAACACCTCAGGACTGTGGGAGCTGCAGGCCCTGGTCCCAGACGTTCCTAGAGATGAGACAATCTCAAAGCCACTGGCTCCCAG TGGCCATCCCCAGAGCATGTACCTGGAGGAATGTCAAGGCACAAGTGGAGGACGAGCACATCTACAGTCGGGTGACTTCCTGGTGACACAGCCCCCGCTGCAGGCTCCTGACCTCATCCTCACCCAGAG TCCCCTAGAGCTGGCGCCAGCCCCATCCACCTTCCAGGGCTCAGGGTCTTCCATGGAGCTGgaccagcccctgccctccagcAAG GTGCAGTGGCCTGATGGCCAGGTCTCCTGTGATGCCTTCTGGGGAGCCAGGATGCTCCTTGAGTTTTCAGGGGGCAGCCTGGGCTGA
- the ANHX gene encoding anomalous homeobox protein isoform X1, whose product MQSFLMLLKEHGDTCPPPAELVTLAGRLCRDLQDDLAQVQPLVTSILDSQLRLHFLDNADVALVCAHVLAQQEQQQAACRLLEGCRVPGGSQELVQLWNNIHYRLVMRRLGVSALTPVQKFRCRKRNPPPPSLCPEGPKSRNFPGEVRQKLHAFASGVSANPSKAQRENLALETSLTAEQVYNWFANYRRRQRALFQRMEPAQQATAEDPSARQRGPDPLHSSGDPRVDPGFADRPQWSAGGEENRPPQSPENTSGLWELQALVPDVPRDETISKPLAPRSLQCGEMYQEGPGHDPATLPLVCPGSRLCPLAASSNMMDTSLAAPESWLMSLAMASSKEVSFQTGQLAHHHGLDYMMHPADATVSVSFATLGDPRPTGISDPPSGHPQSMYLEECQGTSGGRAHLQSGDFLVTQPPLQAPDLILTQSPLELAPAPSTFQGSGSSMELDQPLPSSKVQWPDGQVSCDAFWGARMLLEFSGGSLG is encoded by the exons ATGCAGAGCTTCCTGATGCTGCTGAAGGAGCACGGGGACACGTGCCCTCCTCCTGCGGAGCTGGTGACCCTCGCGGGCAGGCTGTGTCGGGACCTCCAGGATGACCTCGCCCAGGTGCAGCCTTTGGTCACCAGCATTCTGGACAGCCAGCTCCGTCTGCATTTCCTGGACAACGCAGACGTGGCCCTGGTGTGCGCCCATGTCCTGgcccagcaggagcagcagcaggcgGCCTGCCGGCTTCTGGAG GGTTGCCGGGTGCCCGGAGGCAGCCAGGAGCTGGTGCAGCTCTGGAACAACATCCATTACCGTCTGGTGATGAGGAGGCTGGGCGTGTCTGCACTGACCCCGGTGCAGAAGTTCCGCTGCAGGAAGAG GAACCCTCCGCCCCCCTCCCTCTGCCCGGAGGGCCCGAAGAGCCGTAACTTCCCCGGAGAGGTTCGCCAGAAGCTGCACGCCTTCGCCTCGGGCGTGAGCGCCAACCCCAGCAAGGCGCAGCGG GAGAACTTGGCTTTGGAGACGAGCTTGACCGCTGAGCAGGTGTACAACTGGTTTGCCAATTACCGGCGGCGCCAAAGGGCCCTTTTCCAGCGCATGGAGCCAGCCCAGCAGGCCACCGCAGAAGACCCCAGTGCAAGGCAGAGGGGTCCTGATCCCCTGCACTCCTCGGGCGACCCTCGTGTTGACCCTGGGTTTGCGGACAGACCTCAGTGGTCAG CAGGAGGTGAGGAAAATAGGCCTCCACAGTCCCCCGAGAACACCTCAGGACTGTGGGAGCTGCAGGCCCTGGTCCCAGACGTTCCTAGAGATGAGACAATCTCAAAGCCACTGGCTCCCAG GTCTCTACAGTGTGGGGAGATGTACCAGGAGGGGCCTGGCCATGATCCTGCCACCCTCCCCCTCGTTTGCCCTGGCTCTCGCCTCTGTCCTCTGGCTGCCAGCAGTAACATGATGGACACCTCTCTGGCTGCGCCTGAATCGTGGCTGATGTCTCTTGCAATGGCATCCTCCAAGGAAGTTTCCTTCCAGACGGGGCAACTGGCCCATCATCATGGGCTGGACTACATGATGCACCCCGCAGACGCCACTGTGTCAGTGTCCTTCGCCACCCTCGGTGATCCCAGGCCTACAG GAATTTCTGACCCACCCAGTGGCCATCCCCAGAGCATGTACCTGGAGGAATGTCAAGGCACAAGTGGAGGACGAGCACATCTACAGTCGGGTGACTTCCTGGTGACACAGCCCCCGCTGCAGGCTCCTGACCTCATCCTCACCCAGAG TCCCCTAGAGCTGGCGCCAGCCCCATCCACCTTCCAGGGCTCAGGGTCTTCCATGGAGCTGgaccagcccctgccctccagcAAG GTGCAGTGGCCTGATGGCCAGGTCTCCTGTGATGCCTTCTGGGGAGCCAGGATGCTCCTTGAGTTTTCAGGGGGCAGCCTGGGCTGA